Proteins encoded by one window of Serratia nevei:
- the pqiC gene encoding membrane integrity-associated transporter subunit PqiC translates to MMKWIPVALALLLSACSSSPQKTYYQLPALGAPAAASSSGASTRQLWLEHVSVADYLAQNGVVYQTNDVQYVIAQNNLWASPLDQQLQQTLVTNLSSALPGWVVSSQPMSSDQDVLNVTISGFHGRFDGKAIVRGEWVLNRQGRLIKRPFSLELKQGEDGYDALVRTLAQGWQQEAQAIAAQMGGI, encoded by the coding sequence ATGATGAAATGGATCCCGGTAGCCCTGGCGCTGTTGCTCAGCGCCTGCAGCAGTTCGCCACAGAAGACCTACTATCAGTTGCCGGCGCTGGGGGCGCCGGCCGCTGCCAGCAGCAGCGGCGCTTCCACGCGCCAGCTGTGGCTGGAGCACGTGAGCGTGGCGGATTATCTGGCGCAGAACGGCGTGGTGTATCAAACCAACGACGTACAGTATGTGATAGCCCAGAACAACCTGTGGGCCAGCCCGCTCGACCAGCAGCTGCAGCAAACGCTGGTCACCAACCTGAGCAGCGCGCTGCCAGGCTGGGTGGTTTCTTCGCAACCGATGAGCAGCGATCAGGATGTGCTGAACGTGACCATCAGCGGTTTCCATGGCCGCTTTGACGGCAAGGCGATCGTTCGCGGCGAGTGGGTGCTGAACCGCCAGGGGCGCTTGATCAAACGGCCTTTCAGCCTGGAGTTGAAACAGGGTGAGGACGGCTATGATGCCCTGGTGCGCACGCTGGCGCAGGGCTGGCAGCAGGAAGCCCAGGCTATCGCAGCACAGATGGGCGGCATTTAG
- the rlmKL gene encoding bifunctional 23S rRNA (guanine(2069)-N(7))-methyltransferase RlmK/23S rRNA (guanine(2445)-N(2))-methyltransferase RlmL: MNSLFASTARGLEELLKSELEALGAHDCKVVQGGVHFQGDDRLLYQSLLWSRLASRILLPLNEFRVHSDLDLYLGVQAIDWPSIFGVDKTFAVHFSGVNEEIRNSQYGALKVKDAIVDSFTRKLDQRPTVAKQQPDIRVNVFLQRDMASVALDLSGEGLHQRGYRDLTGQAPLKENLAAAIVLRSGWQPGTPMLDPMCGSGTLLIEAAMIAADRAPGLHRQHWGFSAWNGHNAELWREVTTEAQVRARRGLQETASRFFGSDIDRRVIEMARGNARRAGVAELITFNVGDVARLTNPLPEGPHGTVISNPPYGERLESEPALIALHNMLGRVMKSAFGGWQLSLFSASPELLSCLQLRAERQFKAKNGPLECVQKNYQLAANPAGATTGGVQVAEDFANRLRKNLKKLDKWAKQQGIECYRLYDADLPEYNVAVDRYGSKVVVQEYAPPKTVDAQKARQRLFDVINATLAVLELPSNQLILKTRERQKGKNQYEKLAQKGEFLLVEEYNAKLWVNLTDYLDTGLFLDHRIARRMLGEMSNGKDFLNLFAYTGTASVHAGLGGARSTTTVDMSRTYLEWAEKNLRANGLTGRQHRLIQADCLSWLSNANEQFDVIFIDPPTFSNSKRMENTFDVQRDHLALMKDLKRLLRRNGTIMFSNNKRGFQMDMAGLSALGLEAKEITAKTLSQDFARNRQIHNCWLVTHAGEGK; encoded by the coding sequence ATGAACTCTCTGTTTGCCAGCACGGCGCGTGGATTGGAAGAACTGTTAAAAAGCGAGCTGGAAGCGCTTGGCGCTCACGACTGCAAAGTGGTGCAGGGTGGGGTACATTTTCAGGGTGACGATCGTCTTCTGTACCAAAGCCTGCTGTGGAGCCGCCTGGCTTCGCGCATTCTGTTGCCGCTGAACGAATTCCGCGTGCACAGCGATCTGGATCTGTACCTCGGGGTGCAGGCGATCGACTGGCCGAGCATTTTTGGCGTGGATAAAACCTTTGCCGTGCATTTCAGCGGCGTGAACGAAGAGATCCGCAATAGCCAGTACGGCGCGCTGAAGGTGAAAGACGCCATCGTCGACAGCTTTACCCGCAAACTTGACCAACGCCCGACGGTCGCCAAGCAGCAGCCGGATATTCGCGTTAACGTCTTCCTGCAGCGCGATATGGCCAGCGTGGCGCTCGATCTGAGCGGTGAAGGCCTGCATCAGCGCGGTTACCGCGATCTCACCGGCCAGGCGCCGCTGAAGGAAAACCTGGCGGCCGCCATCGTGCTGCGTTCCGGCTGGCAGCCGGGCACGCCGATGCTCGATCCGATGTGCGGCTCCGGCACGCTCTTGATCGAAGCGGCAATGATCGCTGCCGATCGCGCGCCGGGCCTGCACCGCCAACACTGGGGCTTCAGCGCCTGGAACGGCCACAACGCCGAACTGTGGCGTGAAGTCACCACCGAAGCGCAGGTGCGCGCACGCCGCGGCCTGCAGGAAACCGCCTCTCGCTTCTTCGGCTCCGATATCGATCGTCGGGTGATTGAAATGGCGCGCGGCAACGCCCGCCGCGCCGGCGTCGCCGAGCTGATCACCTTCAACGTCGGCGACGTGGCGCGCTTGACCAATCCGCTGCCGGAAGGCCCGCACGGCACCGTGATCAGCAACCCGCCGTACGGTGAGCGTCTGGAAAGCGAACCGGCGCTGATCGCGCTGCACAACATGCTGGGCCGCGTGATGAAAAGCGCCTTCGGCGGCTGGCAGCTTTCGCTGTTCAGCGCCTCGCCGGAGCTGTTGAGCTGCCTGCAGCTGCGCGCCGAGCGCCAGTTCAAGGCGAAAAACGGCCCGCTGGAGTGCGTGCAGAAAAACTATCAGCTGGCGGCGAACCCGGCCGGTGCCACTACCGGCGGCGTGCAGGTGGCGGAAGATTTCGCCAACCGTCTGCGCAAGAACTTGAAGAAGCTCGACAAGTGGGCGAAACAGCAGGGCATTGAATGCTACCGCCTGTACGATGCCGATCTGCCAGAATACAACGTCGCGGTGGACCGCTACGGCAGCAAGGTGGTGGTGCAGGAGTATGCGCCGCCGAAAACCGTCGATGCGCAAAAAGCGCGTCAGCGCCTGTTCGATGTGATCAACGCGACGCTGGCGGTGCTGGAATTGCCGTCGAATCAGCTGATCCTGAAAACCCGCGAGCGGCAGAAGGGTAAGAACCAGTACGAGAAACTGGCGCAGAAAGGCGAATTCCTGCTGGTGGAAGAGTATAACGCCAAGCTGTGGGTCAACCTGACCGACTATCTCGATACCGGCCTGTTCCTCGATCACCGCATCGCGCGCCGCATGCTGGGCGAGATGAGCAACGGCAAGGACTTCCTCAACCTGTTCGCCTATACCGGCACCGCCAGCGTGCATGCCGGGCTGGGCGGCGCGCGCAGCACCACCACGGTGGACATGTCGCGTACCTATCTGGAATGGGCGGAGAAGAACCTGCGCGCCAACGGCCTGACCGGCCGTCAGCATCGGTTGATCCAGGCCGACTGCCTGTCGTGGCTGAGCAACGCCAACGAACAGTTCGACGTGATCTTCATCGATCCGCCGACGTTCTCCAACTCCAAGCGGATGGAGAACACTTTTGACGTGCAGCGCGATCATCTGGCGCTGATGAAAGATTTGAAACGGTTGCTGCGCCGTAACGGAACCATCATGTTCTCGAACAACAAGCGCGGTTTCCAAATGGATATGGCAGGGCTGAGCGCGTTGGGCCTGGAGGCGAAAGAGATCACCGCCAAGACGCTGTCGCAGGACTTTGCCCGTAACCGTCAGATCCACAACTGCTGGCTGGTGACTCACGCCGGCGAAGGAAAATAA
- a CDS encoding AAA family ATPase, translated as MTNNRLEWQSLLPDVTPYQAIFDTAAQLAPVPFSAIQPRLENALTLFCHPQSPPRFMLLKAQETREYLELIAHAVNPLLAKNTACRGSHYAIQDGKVSIEPASRGDEPFAAGGACLFQEWIEPEQLFGCVRIHNGDITLQPGLVHQANGGVLILSARALLAQPLLWLRLKQMIGQRQFHWVSPDETRPLPVAIPPMPLDLRLIVVGDRHGLADFHDIEPELSEQAVYGEYEDDLQLTEVDDMAQWCGYVNGVIADRQLPMLAADAWPPLIVQAVRYTGDQGILPLSPVWLGQQLSEAALYAEEERITAKAFEAALNAREWRESYLAERMQDEIELGQILIETEGEVIGQINGLSVLDYPGHPRSFGEPSRISCVVHLGDGEFTDVERKAELGGNLHAKGMMIMQAFLIAELDLDQQLPFSASIVFEQSYGEVDGDSASLAELCALVSALSQQPITQQIAVTGSVDQFGNVQPIGGVNEKVEGFFEVCLRRGLTGKQGVVLPVTNVRHLCLRQDVVDAVREGQFHLWAVESAAEALPLLTGCLYSDEQQPNLLAAIQERIAQVSLQERRRPWPLRWLNWFNHG; from the coding sequence TTGACCAATAACCGACTTGAATGGCAATCTTTATTGCCGGACGTAACGCCTTATCAGGCGATATTTGATACCGCCGCTCAGTTGGCACCCGTGCCCTTTTCCGCCATTCAGCCTCGGCTGGAAAATGCCCTGACGCTATTTTGCCACCCTCAATCGCCACCGCGTTTCATGCTGTTGAAAGCGCAAGAAACGCGAGAATACCTAGAACTGATCGCACACGCCGTCAACCCGCTTCTGGCGAAGAATACGGCATGCCGCGGCAGCCACTATGCCATTCAGGATGGCAAGGTCAGCATAGAGCCGGCCAGCCGTGGCGATGAACCTTTCGCCGCCGGCGGTGCTTGTCTGTTCCAGGAGTGGATTGAACCGGAGCAGCTGTTTGGTTGCGTACGGATCCACAATGGCGACATTACCCTGCAACCGGGTCTGGTGCACCAGGCCAACGGCGGCGTCCTGATCCTGTCGGCTCGGGCGCTGCTGGCTCAGCCATTGCTATGGCTGCGGCTGAAGCAGATGATCGGCCAGCGCCAGTTCCATTGGGTTTCGCCAGACGAAACCCGCCCGCTGCCGGTAGCCATTCCACCGATGCCGCTGGACCTGCGGCTGATTGTGGTCGGCGACCGTCACGGCCTGGCCGATTTCCACGATATCGAGCCGGAACTGAGCGAACAAGCGGTCTACGGCGAATACGAAGACGATCTGCAGCTGACCGAAGTCGATGATATGGCGCAGTGGTGCGGCTACGTCAACGGCGTGATTGCCGATCGGCAGCTGCCGATGTTAGCGGCCGACGCCTGGCCGCCGCTGATCGTCCAGGCTGTGCGTTACACCGGCGATCAGGGCATCCTGCCACTCTCGCCGGTTTGGCTTGGCCAGCAGCTGTCCGAGGCCGCACTGTATGCCGAAGAGGAGCGCATTACCGCCAAAGCGTTTGAGGCAGCGTTGAATGCCCGCGAATGGCGCGAAAGCTATCTGGCCGAGCGTATGCAGGATGAGATTGAGCTGGGTCAGATCCTGATTGAGACCGAGGGTGAAGTGATCGGGCAGATTAACGGCCTGTCAGTCCTGGATTATCCCGGCCATCCGCGCAGCTTCGGCGAGCCCTCGCGCATCAGTTGCGTCGTGCATCTTGGCGACGGCGAGTTTACCGACGTCGAGCGCAAAGCCGAGCTGGGCGGCAACCTGCATGCTAAAGGCATGATGATCATGCAGGCGTTCCTTATCGCCGAACTGGATTTGGATCAGCAGTTGCCCTTCTCCGCTTCCATCGTCTTTGAACAATCTTACGGTGAAGTGGACGGCGACAGCGCCTCGCTCGCCGAGCTGTGCGCCTTGGTCAGCGCTCTGTCGCAGCAGCCAATCACACAGCAGATCGCCGTCACCGGCTCCGTCGACCAATTCGGCAACGTACAGCCGATAGGCGGCGTTAACGAAAAGGTCGAAGGTTTCTTCGAAGTTTGTTTACGCCGCGGCCTGACGGGCAAACAGGGCGTCGTATTGCCCGTGACCAACGTGCGCCACCTGTGCCTGCGTCAAGATGTCGTCGACGCGGTACGCGAGGGGCAATTCCATCTGTGGGCGGTAGAGAGCGCGGCGGAAGCCTTGCCTTTGCTTACAGGTTGCCTCTACTCTGATGAACAACAGCCGAATTTGTTGGCGGCCATTCAGGAACGGATTGCGCAGGTGAGCCTGCAGGAACGCCGTCGTCCATGGCCGCTGCGCTGGCTCAACTGGTTCAACCACGGCTGA
- a CDS encoding ABC transporter ATP-binding protein, producing MSLISMSGAWLSFSDAPLLDNTEIHIEDNERVCLVGRNGAGKSTLLKILGKEIPLDDGRVIYEQDLIVARLQQDPPRNIGGSVFDFVAEGVAEQAEHLKAYHAISHLVESDPSEKNLARMAQIMEILDHQGLWQLDSRISEVLLQLGLNGDAELSSLSGGWLRKAALGRALVSSPRVLLLDEPTNHLDIETIDWLEGFLKEFDGSIVFISHDRSFIRNMATRIVDLDRGKLVSWPGNYDLYLQSKEEALRVEELQNAEFDRKLAQEEVWIRQGIKARRTRNEGRVRALKALRVERSERREVMGTAKMQVEEATRSGKIVFELEDVNYQVGEKVLVRGFSAQVQRGDKIALVGPNGCGKTTLLKLMLGQLKADSGRVHCGTKLEVAYFDQHRADLDPERTVMDNLAEGKQEVMVNGRPRHVLGYLQDFLFHPKRAMTPVKALSGGERNRLLLAKLFLKPSNLLILDEPTNDLDVETLELLEELIDGYQGTVLLVSHDRQFVDNSVTECWIFEGNGVINAFVGGYYDAHHQRATAKPIRQAAPSASKPAAEKKAEQPKKAAAKLSYNLLRELEQLPQRLEQLEAEIEALQAQMSDADFFTRPHSETQEVLTALANAEQALEQAFARWEELEAMKNG from the coding sequence ATGTCGTTAATCAGCATGTCCGGCGCCTGGCTTTCTTTCAGCGATGCGCCGCTTTTAGACAACACCGAAATTCATATCGAAGACAACGAGCGCGTGTGTCTGGTCGGGCGCAACGGCGCCGGTAAGTCCACGCTGCTGAAGATCCTCGGCAAAGAGATCCCGCTGGACGACGGCCGGGTGATCTACGAACAGGATCTGATCGTGGCGCGCCTGCAACAGGATCCGCCGCGCAATATCGGCGGCAGCGTGTTCGACTTCGTGGCCGAAGGCGTCGCGGAGCAGGCGGAACACCTGAAGGCGTACCATGCGATTTCCCACCTGGTCGAGAGCGATCCGAGCGAGAAAAACCTGGCGCGCATGGCGCAAATCATGGAGATCCTCGATCATCAGGGGCTCTGGCAGCTCGACAGCCGCATCAGCGAAGTGCTGCTGCAGCTGGGGCTGAACGGCGACGCCGAGCTTTCCTCGCTGTCCGGCGGCTGGCTGCGCAAAGCGGCGCTGGGCCGCGCGCTGGTGAGCTCGCCGCGCGTGCTGCTGCTCGACGAACCGACCAACCACCTGGATATCGAAACCATCGACTGGCTGGAAGGCTTCCTGAAAGAGTTTGACGGCAGCATCGTCTTCATCTCGCACGATCGTTCGTTTATCCGCAACATGGCGACGCGCATCGTCGATCTGGATCGCGGCAAGCTGGTTTCCTGGCCGGGCAACTACGATCTGTATCTGCAGAGCAAAGAAGAAGCGCTGCGGGTGGAAGAGCTGCAAAACGCCGAGTTCGATCGCAAGCTGGCGCAGGAAGAGGTCTGGATCCGTCAGGGCATCAAAGCGCGCCGTACCCGTAACGAGGGGCGCGTGCGCGCGCTGAAGGCGCTGCGCGTCGAGCGTTCAGAGCGCCGTGAAGTGATGGGCACCGCCAAGATGCAGGTGGAAGAGGCGACCCGCTCCGGCAAAATCGTATTCGAGCTGGAAGACGTCAACTATCAGGTCGGCGAAAAAGTGCTGGTGCGCGGTTTCTCCGCTCAGGTACAGCGCGGCGACAAGATTGCGCTGGTGGGGCCGAACGGCTGTGGCAAAACTACGCTGCTGAAACTGATGCTCGGTCAGCTGAAAGCCGACAGCGGCCGCGTGCACTGCGGCACCAAGCTGGAAGTGGCTTACTTCGACCAGCACCGCGCGGATCTCGATCCGGAGCGCACGGTGATGGACAACCTGGCGGAAGGCAAGCAGGAAGTGATGGTCAACGGCCGTCCTCGTCACGTCTTGGGCTACCTGCAGGACTTCCTGTTCCACCCGAAACGCGCGATGACGCCGGTGAAGGCACTTTCGGGCGGTGAGCGTAACCGCCTGCTGTTGGCTAAGCTGTTTCTGAAACCGAGCAATCTGCTGATCCTCGATGAACCAACCAACGATCTCGACGTCGAAACGCTGGAGCTGCTGGAAGAGCTGATCGACGGCTATCAGGGCACCGTGCTGCTGGTCAGCCACGATCGCCAGTTCGTCGACAACTCGGTGACCGAGTGCTGGATCTTTGAAGGTAACGGCGTGATCAACGCCTTCGTCGGCGGCTATTACGATGCGCATCATCAGCGCGCCACGGCGAAACCGATTCGTCAGGCGGCGCCGAGCGCGAGCAAACCGGCGGCGGAGAAAAAGGCCGAACAGCCGAAGAAAGCGGCGGCCAAGCTGAGTTACAACCTGCTGCGCGAACTGGAACAGCTGCCGCAGCGGCTCGAACAGCTGGAGGCGGAAATCGAAGCGCTGCAGGCGCAGATGAGCGATGCCGACTTCTTCACGCGGCCGCACAGCGAAACGCAAGAAGTGCTGACGGCGCTGGCTAACGCAGAGCAGGCGCTCGAGCAGGCCTTCGCCCGTTGGGAAGAGCTGGAAGCGATGAAAAACGGCTGA
- the pqiB gene encoding intermembrane transport protein PqiB encodes MTENNHSVADVEKIKRWSPVWIIPIVTALIGAWILFYHFSHQGPVVTLVTTTAEGLEAGKTKIKSRSVDVGVVETVTLSDDLSKVMVQARLNSGMEKLLRQDSAFWVVKPQIGREGVSGLGTLLSGAYIELQPGSKGKDGKDNYQLLDAPPLASPDAKGLRIVLDSEKSGQLNAGDPVLFRGYRVGSVETSYFDPKERAMRYQLFITAPYDQLVTTNVRFWKDSGVAFDMSAQGMRVEMGSLTTLFSGGVSFDVPDGWDRGELAKEKAEYQLFDNQRSTQDSLYTVHKDYLLFFSDSVRGLQPGAPVEFRGIRLGTVAQVPFYKEGMAQRLDNDYRIPVLIRIEPDRFQKQLGGNFDIEGHLKDAESRGMRASMKSANLLTGSLYIDLDFYPQEKPWKGPRELFGYPLMPTTSGGLAQIQQKLMQTLDKINAMPINPMINEATKTLAESQKTMKSTQQTMKSLNDIIASKEMQALPQDMQKTLLELNRSMKGFQPGSPAYNKMVGDMQRLDQVLRELQPVLRTLNEKSNALVFEAAGSTDPQPKKATK; translated from the coding sequence GTGACGGAAAATAATCATAGCGTCGCAGACGTTGAGAAGATCAAACGCTGGTCGCCGGTGTGGATCATTCCCATCGTGACCGCGCTGATCGGCGCCTGGATCCTGTTTTACCACTTCAGCCATCAGGGGCCGGTGGTGACGCTGGTCACCACGACGGCGGAAGGGCTGGAAGCGGGTAAAACCAAAATCAAAAGCCGCAGCGTGGACGTCGGCGTGGTGGAAACCGTCACGCTGAGCGATGATCTGAGCAAGGTGATGGTGCAAGCGCGTCTCAATTCCGGCATGGAGAAATTGCTGCGTCAGGACTCCGCCTTCTGGGTGGTGAAGCCGCAGATCGGCCGTGAAGGCGTCTCCGGGCTGGGCACGCTGCTGTCCGGCGCCTATATCGAACTGCAGCCGGGCAGCAAGGGCAAAGACGGCAAAGACAACTATCAGCTGCTCGACGCGCCGCCGCTGGCCTCCCCGGACGCCAAGGGGCTGCGCATCGTGCTGGACAGCGAGAAATCGGGCCAGCTCAACGCCGGCGACCCGGTGCTGTTCCGCGGCTATCGCGTCGGGTCGGTGGAAACCAGCTACTTCGATCCTAAAGAACGCGCCATGCGCTATCAGCTGTTCATCACCGCGCCTTACGACCAGCTGGTCACCACCAACGTACGCTTCTGGAAAGACAGCGGCGTGGCGTTCGACATGTCGGCGCAGGGCATGCGGGTGGAGATGGGATCGCTGACTACCCTGTTCAGCGGCGGCGTCAGCTTCGACGTGCCGGACGGCTGGGATCGCGGTGAACTGGCGAAAGAGAAGGCGGAGTACCAGCTGTTCGACAACCAGCGCAGCACGCAGGATTCGCTGTATACCGTGCATAAGGACTACCTGCTGTTCTTCTCCGATTCGGTACGCGGCCTGCAGCCGGGCGCCCCGGTAGAGTTCCGCGGCATCCGCCTGGGCACGGTGGCTCAGGTGCCATTCTATAAAGAGGGCATGGCGCAACGCCTGGATAACGACTACCGCATTCCGGTGCTGATCCGCATCGAGCCGGATCGCTTCCAGAAACAGCTGGGCGGTAATTTCGATATCGAAGGGCATTTGAAGGACGCGGAATCGCGCGGTATGCGCGCCTCGATGAAGTCCGCCAACCTGCTGACCGGTTCGCTGTATATCGATCTCGACTTCTATCCGCAGGAGAAACCGTGGAAAGGGCCGCGCGAGCTGTTCGGTTATCCGCTGATGCCGACCACCAGCGGCGGGCTGGCGCAGATCCAGCAGAAACTGATGCAGACGCTGGACAAGATCAACGCGATGCCGATCAATCCGATGATCAACGAAGCGACCAAGACGCTGGCGGAAAGTCAGAAAACCATGAAGTCGACGCAGCAGACCATGAAGTCGTTGAACGACATCATCGCCAGCAAAGAGATGCAGGCGCTGCCGCAGGACATGCAGAAAACGCTGCTGGAGCTGAACCGCAGCATGAAAGGGTTCCAGCCTGGTTCACCGGCTTACAACAAGATGGTGGGCGATATGCAGCGCCTCGACCAGGTGTTGCGTGAGCTACAACCGGTGCTGCGCACCCTGAATGAGAAGAGCAACGCGCTGGTGTTTGAAGCCGCCGGCAGCACTGACCCTCAGCCGAAGAAGGCCACGAAATGA
- the matP gene encoding macrodomain Ter protein MatP — translation MKYQQLENLESGWKWKYLVKKHREGELITRYIENSAAQEAVNELLKLENEPVKVLAWIAAHMNPELDNRMKQTIRARRKRHFNAEHQHTRKKSIDLEFLVWQRLAALARRRGVTLSETVVQLIEDAERKEKYANQMSSLKEDLKAILGKEPK, via the coding sequence ATGAAATATCAGCAACTGGAAAATCTGGAGAGCGGTTGGAAATGGAAGTACCTGGTGAAGAAGCACCGGGAAGGGGAACTTATTACCCGCTACATTGAAAACAGCGCTGCTCAGGAGGCGGTTAACGAGCTGCTGAAGCTGGAAAATGAGCCGGTAAAGGTACTTGCATGGATTGCCGCTCATATGAATCCGGAGCTGGATAACCGGATGAAGCAAACGATCCGCGCCCGCCGCAAACGTCATTTTAACGCAGAACACCAGCATACGCGTAAAAAATCTATCGATCTGGAGTTTTTGGTTTGGCAACGCTTGGCAGCCCTGGCGCGCCGTCGTGGCGTCACGCTGTCGGAAACGGTTGTGCAGCTTATCGAAGATGCTGAGCGCAAAGAGAAGTATGCGAATCAGATGTCGTCGTTGAAAGAAGATTTGAAGGCGATTCTCGGTAAAGAACCTAAGTAA
- the rmf gene encoding ribosome modulation factor, whose protein sequence is MKRQKRDRLERAHSRGYQAGILGRSREHCPYQSSVDARSQWLGGWREAMEDRAVTA, encoded by the coding sequence ATGAAGAGACAGAAACGCGATCGTCTGGAAAGGGCGCATTCGAGAGGGTATCAGGCAGGTATTTTAGGGCGTTCCAGGGAACATTGTCCCTACCAATCATCAGTGGACGCCCGGTCTCAATGGCTGGGAGGTTGGCGAGAAGCCATGGAAGACAGGGCTGTGACCGCTTAA
- the fabA gene encoding bifunctional 3-hydroxydecanoyl-ACP dehydratase/trans-2-decenoyl-ACP isomerase yields the protein MVDKRDSYTKEDLEASGRGELFGAGGPPLPAGNMLMMDRVVKMSEDGGTHNKGYVEAELDINPDLWFFGCHFIGDPVMPGCLGLDAMWQLVGFYLGWLGGEGKGRALGVGEVKFTGQVLPTAKKVTYRINFKRVITRKLIMGVADGEVLVDGEVIYTATDLKVGLFKDTAAF from the coding sequence ATGGTAGATAAACGCGATTCCTATACGAAAGAAGACCTCGAAGCATCCGGCCGTGGCGAGCTGTTCGGCGCCGGTGGCCCACCGTTGCCGGCAGGTAACATGTTGATGATGGACCGCGTGGTCAAAATGAGCGAAGACGGCGGGACTCACAACAAAGGTTATGTGGAAGCGGAGCTGGATATTAATCCGGACCTATGGTTCTTCGGTTGCCACTTTATCGGCGATCCGGTCATGCCTGGTTGCCTGGGCCTGGATGCCATGTGGCAGTTGGTCGGTTTCTACCTCGGTTGGCTGGGCGGCGAAGGCAAAGGCCGCGCGCTGGGCGTCGGTGAAGTCAAGTTCACCGGCCAGGTGCTGCCAACCGCCAAGAAGGTGACTTACCGCATTAACTTCAAGCGCGTTATCACCCGCAAGCTGATCATGGGCGTCGCCGATGGCGAAGTGCTGGTTGACGGCGAAGTGATCTATACCGCTACCGATCTGAAAGTGGGCCTGTTCAAGGATACCGCAGCGTTCTAA
- the pqiA gene encoding membrane integrity-associated transporter subunit PqiA has protein sequence MVCSHNNHQQHSHSVPSAEHQDNLMLCPQCDMLVALPPLAYGSKAVCPRCKTTLSVRWDEPRKRPIGYALSALFMLVLANIFPFINMRVAGLGNEIRLIQIPEVMVAEDYASMATLFMVFVQLIPAFCMVAIVLLCAKVRLPLGLKEWMARVLFQFKTWCMVEIFLAGVLVSFVKLMAYGDIGIGSSFVPYCLFCLLQVRAFQCVDRRWLWQDIEPAPRLDRPLTVGRTGMRQGVRSCACCTAILPANQVSCPRCHTKGYVRRRHSLQWTLALLVTSIMLYIPANLMPIMVTEALGNKMNSTIMAGVILLWGDGSYPVAMVIFIASIMVPSLKMLAIGWLCWDANGRKKPRADSERMHLIYEVVEFVGRWSMIDVFVIAVLSALVRMGQLMSIYPATGAVLFALVVILTMFAAMTFDPRLTWDRASETINKEPQGDGK, from the coding sequence ATGGTGTGTTCCCACAACAATCATCAGCAGCATAGTCATTCCGTACCTTCGGCGGAGCACCAGGATAACCTGATGCTGTGCCCGCAGTGCGACATGCTGGTGGCGCTACCGCCGCTGGCCTATGGCAGCAAAGCGGTATGCCCGCGCTGCAAAACCACGCTCAGCGTCCGCTGGGACGAACCGCGCAAGCGGCCGATCGGTTACGCGCTCAGTGCCTTGTTCATGCTGGTGCTGGCCAACATTTTCCCGTTTATCAACATGCGCGTCGCCGGCCTCGGCAACGAAATCCGGCTGATTCAAATTCCGGAGGTCATGGTGGCGGAAGATTACGCCAGTATGGCCACCTTGTTTATGGTGTTCGTGCAGCTGATCCCGGCGTTTTGCATGGTGGCGATCGTTCTGCTGTGCGCCAAAGTGCGCTTGCCGCTGGGGCTCAAAGAGTGGATGGCCCGGGTGCTGTTCCAGTTCAAAACCTGGTGCATGGTGGAAATTTTCCTCGCCGGGGTGCTGGTCAGCTTCGTCAAGCTGATGGCCTACGGCGATATCGGCATCGGCAGCAGCTTCGTGCCTTATTGCCTGTTCTGCCTGCTGCAGGTGCGCGCCTTCCAGTGCGTGGATCGGCGCTGGCTGTGGCAGGACATCGAACCGGCACCGCGTCTCGATCGTCCGCTGACGGTGGGGCGCACCGGCATGCGCCAGGGCGTGCGCTCCTGCGCCTGCTGCACGGCGATCCTGCCGGCCAATCAGGTGAGCTGCCCGCGCTGCCACACCAAGGGCTACGTGCGCCGCCGCCACAGCCTGCAGTGGACGTTGGCGCTGCTGGTGACCTCCATCATGCTGTATATCCCGGCCAACCTGATGCCGATCATGGTGACCGAGGCGCTGGGCAACAAGATGAACTCCACCATCATGGCGGGGGTGATCCTGCTGTGGGGGGACGGCTCTTATCCGGTGGCGATGGTGATTTTCATCGCCAGTATCATGGTGCCGTCGCTGAAAATGCTGGCGATCGGCTGGCTGTGCTGGGATGCCAACGGCAGGAAGAAGCCGCGTGCCGACAGCGAACGCATGCACCTGATTTATGAAGTGGTCGAGTTCGTTGGCCGCTGGTCAATGATCGACGTATTTGTGATCGCCGTATTGTCGGCGCTGGTGCGAATGGGGCAGTTGATGAGCATTTATCCTGCGACGGGCGCCGTGCTGTTCGCGCTGGTGGTGATCCTCACCATGTTCGCCGCCATGACATTTGATCCCCGGCTGACCTGGGATCGCGCAAGTGAAACAATCAACAAGGAGCCGCAAGGTGACGGAAAATAA